In a genomic window of Gemmatimonadota bacterium:
- a CDS encoding PAS domain S-box protein — translation MKRGLPPLLPLGEQLLEELLGALISTRPDGEIVAWNSEASDLFGFTAEEAIGQSVFDTIVPSESEEERRKWTEAAAAPGPTIYEGVRRRKDGLFMYVDVVAKAINDRAGSRYLISNERDTTPIRYQREAKILQTRFGGVIEAAPDAIVLVDRGGRISLVNPEVERLLGYGREELLGKPVDLLVPDRFRDTHSAHRSGYFADPRTRAMGIGLQLSALKKDGTECPVEISLSPLEVGNEVFAIASIRDVTERRRTEARFRALLESAPDAMVIVDRSGRIALVNSQLEQLFGYTRDELIEKPVDALVPTRFRGVHPGHRTGYLSDPHARPMGTGLDLWARRKDGSEFPVEISLSPVETEEGTLVTASIRNVSERKLSEERRRKNTESRFRRESEARREVQEYLDAMSTLNAKVAWDGTILLVNRIAQEASGLSLDALLETAFADAPWWSWDDDLRTRMAEAFEEALSGTTVTGEENFRIFDVQVPVSFSLVPIAGADGKVAYIVMEARDISRLVAAEHALRTANEELEAFTYSVSHDLRAPLRQVDGFSKVLREHLGDDVDPKTDHLMQRIENGTRHMGQLVDDLLYLARVGRQDLRVRPTPLESVVQETIGDLKADAKDRKIEWRVGELPVADCDPGLVRIVFTNLLSNAVKYSRPREVAVIEVGSCKRQGTQAFFVRDNGVGFDAKYADKLFGVFQRLHRADQFEGSGVGLATVRRIVHKHGGEIWAQAEKSIGATFTFTLGPAGKADPAESR, via the coding sequence ATGAAACGCGGATTGCCCCCCCTTCTTCCTCTGGGTGAGCAGCTCCTCGAGGAGCTGCTCGGGGCTCTCATTTCGACTCGCCCGGACGGCGAGATCGTCGCTTGGAATTCGGAGGCCTCCGACCTCTTCGGGTTCACTGCGGAAGAGGCGATTGGCCAGTCCGTCTTCGACACCATCGTTCCATCGGAGTCCGAAGAGGAGAGGCGCAAGTGGACCGAAGCCGCCGCCGCTCCAGGCCCTACGATTTACGAGGGAGTCCGCCGCAGGAAGGACGGTCTCTTCATGTACGTGGACGTCGTGGCGAAAGCCATCAACGACCGCGCCGGGTCGCGCTACCTGATCTCGAACGAACGGGACACGACCCCGATTAGGTACCAGAGGGAGGCGAAAATCCTCCAGACTCGTTTCGGTGGTGTGATCGAAGCCGCTCCGGACGCGATCGTGCTCGTGGATCGGGGCGGGCGCATCTCGCTGGTGAATCCCGAGGTTGAGCGACTCCTGGGATACGGGCGCGAAGAGCTTCTCGGGAAACCCGTGGACCTTCTCGTACCGGATCGTTTCCGCGACACCCACTCGGCGCACCGAAGCGGATACTTCGCGGACCCGCGGACCCGCGCCATGGGAATCGGGCTCCAGCTCTCGGCGCTCAAGAAGGACGGGACGGAGTGCCCCGTGGAAATCAGTCTGAGCCCACTTGAGGTTGGGAACGAAGTGTTCGCCATCGCCTCCATTCGAGATGTGACCGAACGGAGGCGAACCGAAGCTCGCTTCCGCGCGCTCCTCGAATCCGCGCCGGACGCGATGGTGATCGTGGATCGGTCGGGACGAATCGCTCTCGTCAATTCTCAACTCGAACAACTTTTCGGCTACACCAGGGACGAGCTCATCGAAAAGCCGGTGGACGCGCTCGTGCCGACCCGCTTCCGAGGAGTTCACCCGGGCCATCGCACAGGGTATCTCTCCGATCCGCACGCGCGCCCCATGGGGACGGGTCTCGACCTTTGGGCACGGCGGAAGGACGGCTCGGAGTTCCCCGTCGAGATCAGCTTGAGTCCCGTCGAAACGGAGGAAGGAACCCTCGTCACCGCCTCGATCCGCAACGTGAGCGAACGCAAGCTGAGCGAGGAACGGCGAAGGAAGAATACGGAGAGTAGGTTTCGGAGGGAGTCCGAGGCTCGCCGTGAGGTTCAGGAATATCTGGACGCGATGTCTACCCTGAATGCCAAGGTCGCCTGGGACGGGACGATCCTCCTCGTGAATCGCATCGCCCAGGAGGCGAGCGGGCTTTCCCTCGATGCACTACTCGAAACGGCCTTCGCCGATGCCCCCTGGTGGTCGTGGGACGACGACCTTCGGACTCGCATGGCCGAAGCCTTCGAGGAAGCGCTTTCCGGCACCACTGTCACTGGTGAAGAGAACTTCAGGATTTTCGACGTGCAGGTTCCGGTCAGCTTCAGCCTGGTCCCGATCGCGGGGGCCGACGGAAAGGTCGCCTACATCGTGATGGAGGCTCGCGATATCTCTCGTCTCGTCGCCGCAGAGCATGCGTTGCGGACCGCGAACGAGGAGCTCGAAGCCTTCACCTACTCCGTCTCGCACGACCTTCGTGCCCCGCTCCGACAGGTGGACGGGTTTTCAAAGGTGCTTCGCGAACACCTCGGGGACGACGTCGATCCGAAGACGGACCACCTCATGCAAAGGATCGAGAACGGAACCCGGCACATGGGCCAGCTCGTGGATGACCTCCTTTACCTGGCGCGTGTCGGGCGACAGGACCTCCGGGTCCGCCCGACCCCCCTGGAGTCCGTCGTGCAGGAGACGATTGGAGATCTCAAGGCGGACGCGAAGGACCGGAAGATCGAATGGCGAGTGGGCGAGCTACCGGTGGCCGACTGCGATCCCGGGCTCGTGCGGATCGTCTTCACGAATCTCCTCTCCAACGCGGTGAAGTACTCGCGCCCTCGGGAGGTCGCCGTGATCGAGGTCGGGTCATGCAAGCGACAAGGGACGCAAGCGTTTTTTGTCCGCGATAACGGAGTCGGCTTCGATGCCAAGTACGCGGACAAGCTCTTCGGCGTCTTTCAGCGGCTCCATCGCGCGGATCAATTCGAGGGGAGCGGCGTGGGACTGGCGACGGTTCGACGGATCGTCCACAAGCACGGTGGCGAGATCTGGGCCCAAGCCGAAAAGAGCATCGGAGCGACCTTCACTTTCACACTCGGACCCGCCGGCAAAGCGGATCCGGCCGAAAGTCGATGA
- a CDS encoding prolyl oligopeptidase family serine peptidase, producing the protein MSTRLCALVALFVFVQAAPALAQDQADGPAYQVPPQAILDVLDAEPLPEVATSPSRDVIALLPRRSMPSIAELAMPMLPLAGTRVNPATNGPQRAPAGTGITFRDITTGAERRVQVPEGAHVAFLGFSPDGRRFAFTNTTGTRVDLYVGDVTTAETRRVDAALNPLVGGCDWLNDSASLLCTFVPPGRGPAPGLPAAPAGPNVQENFGAPGPIPTYQDLLASAHDEALFEYHFTSELAFVDAATGRRTIVGLPGLVTAAAAPGGEYLLITRIKRPFSRLLTWGGFPQDIEIWNRGGERLRTIADVPTRDAVPINGVITGPRSVRWAPLDPATLVWVEALDGGDLRNSVPHRDRVLTLIPPFTGTPMEVARTEYRYGGASWTEEGLILLTENDRDTRTTRTWVMSANWTEPRKLWDRPQQDSYGNPGSPVFRPGTGAILQDGDAIYLTGAGASPDGDLPFLDRLDLENFATERLFRSDTESYETVVGLLDDGATRVITRRETRTNPPNYFVRDLGAGTMQAVTDFADPHPEITQAMADRRFVTYAREDGLPLSGTIYLPAGYEEGDRVPMLVWAYPREFVDPGAAGQVVGSPNRYTPVTGASHLLFLTQGYAIFDGPSMPIVGPGETANDQYVEQLVSSARAAVDHAVELGIADRDRVAVGGHSYGAFMTANLLAHSDLFRAGIARSGAYNRSLTPFGFQSERRTFWEVPDVYGNMSPFYHADKIDEPILLIHGEADNNSGTFPIQSERLYMALKGHGATARYVTLPHEAHGYAARESNLHVLWETLTWLDTYVKNAPPSRPPLALQ; encoded by the coding sequence ATGAGCACTCGACTCTGCGCGCTCGTCGCCTTATTTGTGTTCGTCCAGGCGGCGCCGGCGCTCGCGCAGGACCAGGCCGATGGCCCCGCCTACCAGGTGCCTCCACAGGCGATCTTGGACGTCCTCGATGCGGAGCCGCTCCCGGAGGTGGCAACGAGCCCGTCGCGCGACGTCATCGCGCTCCTCCCGCGGCGCTCCATGCCCTCCATCGCCGAATTGGCCATGCCCATGCTTCCGTTGGCCGGAACTCGGGTCAATCCAGCCACCAACGGACCGCAGCGCGCCCCCGCGGGGACGGGAATCACGTTTCGTGACATCACTACGGGTGCCGAGCGACGAGTCCAGGTACCCGAAGGTGCACACGTCGCATTCCTGGGATTCTCACCGGACGGCCGTCGCTTCGCCTTCACGAATACGACCGGCACGCGGGTGGACCTGTATGTCGGGGATGTGACGACCGCCGAGACGCGCAGAGTGGACGCTGCCCTGAACCCGCTGGTGGGCGGGTGCGACTGGCTGAATGACAGCGCTTCGCTCCTTTGCACCTTCGTCCCACCGGGACGCGGGCCGGCGCCGGGCCTGCCGGCCGCGCCGGCGGGCCCCAACGTCCAGGAAAACTTCGGGGCGCCCGGCCCGATTCCGACGTACCAGGATCTCCTCGCCAGCGCACACGATGAGGCGCTGTTCGAATATCACTTCACGAGCGAACTCGCCTTCGTGGACGCGGCGACGGGCCGCCGCACGATCGTGGGTCTCCCTGGGTTGGTCACTGCAGCGGCGGCACCGGGCGGGGAGTACCTGCTCATCACGAGAATCAAGCGGCCTTTCTCACGCTTGTTGACGTGGGGCGGGTTCCCTCAGGATATCGAGATCTGGAACCGCGGTGGGGAGCGCCTCCGGACGATCGCCGACGTTCCGACGCGGGATGCCGTGCCGATCAACGGAGTGATCACGGGCCCGCGCTCGGTTCGATGGGCTCCGCTCGATCCAGCCACGCTCGTCTGGGTGGAGGCGCTGGATGGGGGCGATCTCCGAAACAGCGTCCCGCACCGCGACCGGGTCCTCACATTGATCCCGCCCTTCACAGGGACTCCAATGGAGGTGGCGAGGACCGAGTACCGATACGGGGGGGCGAGCTGGACCGAGGAGGGCCTCATCCTGCTCACCGAAAACGACCGCGACACTCGGACGACGCGCACCTGGGTGATGAGCGCGAATTGGACCGAGCCGCGCAAGTTGTGGGATCGCCCGCAGCAGGACAGTTACGGCAATCCTGGGAGCCCGGTTTTTCGCCCCGGCACCGGCGCCATCCTGCAGGACGGCGACGCGATCTACCTCACCGGCGCGGGCGCCTCACCCGACGGAGACCTTCCCTTCCTGGACCGTCTCGACCTCGAGAATTTCGCGACGGAGCGCCTCTTCCGGAGCGACACCGAGAGCTACGAGACGGTCGTGGGTCTGCTCGACGATGGCGCCACGAGGGTGATCACGCGAAGGGAGACGAGAACGAACCCGCCGAACTATTTCGTGCGGGATCTCGGGGCCGGGACGATGCAGGCGGTCACGGATTTCGCCGATCCCCACCCGGAGATCACGCAGGCCATGGCCGATCGCCGGTTCGTCACTTACGCGCGGGAGGACGGCCTCCCCCTGAGCGGGACGATCTACCTCCCGGCCGGTTATGAGGAAGGGGATCGAGTGCCAATGCTGGTGTGGGCTTATCCGCGCGAATTCGTGGACCCCGGCGCGGCGGGCCAGGTCGTGGGTTCGCCGAACCGGTATACCCCGGTCACGGGCGCCTCCCACCTCCTCTTCCTCACCCAGGGGTACGCGATCTTCGACGGTCCTTCCATGCCGATCGTCGGACCCGGCGAGACGGCCAACGACCAGTACGTCGAGCAGCTCGTGTCGAGCGCCCGGGCCGCAGTCGATCATGCGGTGGAGCTCGGCATCGCCGATCGAGACCGAGTCGCGGTCGGAGGCCACAGCTACGGCGCCTTCATGACGGCCAACCTTCTGGCGCACTCCGATCTATTCAGGGCGGGGATCGCAAGAAGTGGAGCGTACAACCGGTCGCTGACGCCCTTCGGTTTCCAGAGCGAACGGCGCACCTTCTGGGAGGTGCCTGATGTGTACGGAAACATGTCGCCCTTTTACCACGCCGATAAGATCGACGAGCCGATTCTCCTGATTCACGGCGAAGCGGACAACAACTCCGGCACGTTCCCGATCCAGTCGGAGCGCCTCTATATGGCCCTCAAGGGTCATGGCGCCACCGCGCGCTACGTCACCCTTCCGCACGAAGCGCACGGGTATGCCGCCCGCGAGTCCAACCTCCACGTGCTCTGGGAGACGCTGACCTGGCTGGACACCTACGTGAAGAACGCGCCGCCGAGCCGTCCCCCACTCGCCTTACAGTGA
- a CDS encoding response regulator transcription factor produces MIKRPSGALRAILLEDDPLDAELITHRLQEADPEVRVAWASDSNTFRQALRESTPHIVLSDRGVPDFNSLDAMRVVREKHPGCPFLLVSGSLDRVGVACLQSGAADYIPKSELFRLGDAIARAVHLREPLKRLSARQWQVFRLLAAGASTKVIARRLHLSVKTVETHRTEAMKRLGLPDLASLVRYALRLGIISAGDEDPMPAP; encoded by the coding sequence ATGATCAAACGACCCTCTGGGGCCCTTCGGGCCATTCTCCTGGAAGACGATCCCCTGGATGCGGAGCTGATCACCCACCGGCTCCAGGAAGCGGATCCGGAGGTGCGCGTGGCCTGGGCGTCCGACTCGAACACTTTCCGTCAGGCCCTTCGGGAATCCACTCCGCATATCGTCCTCTCCGATCGGGGAGTTCCAGACTTCAACTCTCTCGACGCGATGCGAGTCGTCCGCGAGAAACACCCCGGTTGCCCATTCCTCCTGGTCTCGGGGAGCCTCGACCGGGTCGGCGTCGCCTGCCTCCAGTCCGGCGCCGCCGATTATATCCCCAAGTCCGAGCTCTTCCGCTTGGGCGACGCGATCGCACGCGCCGTACACCTTCGGGAGCCCCTGAAGCGACTCTCCGCCCGGCAGTGGCAGGTCTTTCGGCTCCTCGCGGCCGGCGCGTCCACCAAAGTAATCGCGAGACGGCTGCATCTCTCGGTAAAGACGGTGGAAACCCACCGCACCGAAGCGATGAAGCGCCTCGGCCTCCCCGACTTGGCTAGCCTCGTTCGGTATGCCCTTCGCCTCGGCATCATCTCCGCCGGAGACGAAGACCCCATGCCAGCGCCCTAA
- a CDS encoding aspartate kinase, translating to MTPDSSATPSQRVVLKFGGTSVSSLGGWNTIADLVRTRTASGQRLLIVHSALAGVTDVLERLPEEAMAGRHEGVLRGLEEKHYRLCEELGVDGPALLAQELAELGKSAQGIALLAEVTARIRARILTFGERLSTRLGAAYLGAHDLPVEWLDAGELLPAVDTERQTGNAIWLSAECSPDFDPALRRRLDSIPGFGLTQGFIAKNASGEPVVLGRGGSDTAAAYLAGKWGADWLEVWSDVPGMFSADPRIVPTARLLRRLNYQEAQEITTTGSQVLHPRAIRALRDREIPIHLKSTHDPSAPNTVILPAEATGPAHMKAISRKKKVVLVSMETLGMWQEVGFLARAFAVFRDVGLSVDLVSTSETTVTVSLDPRATLLDDQLLGRLQGALGRFCRVQIIRPCAAVSLVGSRIRDLLHGMGPAMQAFEGHRIHLMSQAASDLNFTVVVDEEGADRLVRDLHEILIPKTADPDIFGPSWEELAKRRD from the coding sequence ATGACACCAGACTCCAGCGCCACCCCCTCGCAACGCGTCGTACTCAAGTTCGGCGGCACGAGCGTTTCTTCGCTCGGCGGGTGGAACACCATCGCCGACCTCGTGCGGACCCGCACCGCTTCGGGACAGCGGCTCCTGATCGTGCACTCGGCACTCGCCGGCGTCACGGACGTCCTCGAGCGTCTCCCTGAAGAGGCGATGGCGGGCCGCCACGAGGGGGTTCTCCGGGGCCTCGAGGAGAAACACTACAGGCTCTGCGAGGAACTCGGAGTGGACGGCCCCGCCCTCCTCGCCCAGGAGCTGGCTGAGCTGGGAAAAAGCGCGCAGGGAATCGCGCTCCTGGCGGAGGTGACCGCGCGAATTCGCGCTCGGATCCTCACCTTCGGGGAGCGGCTCTCGACGCGACTCGGGGCCGCGTATCTGGGGGCCCATGACCTTCCCGTGGAATGGCTGGATGCTGGCGAGCTGCTTCCCGCGGTGGATACGGAGCGGCAAACCGGAAACGCCATCTGGCTCTCGGCGGAGTGCAGCCCGGACTTCGATCCGGCGCTGCGGCGGCGCCTCGACTCGATTCCCGGGTTCGGGCTCACGCAGGGGTTCATCGCGAAAAACGCCTCCGGAGAGCCGGTGGTCCTCGGGCGCGGCGGTTCGGACACGGCGGCCGCGTATCTCGCCGGGAAGTGGGGAGCGGACTGGCTCGAAGTCTGGTCCGACGTCCCGGGAATGTTCAGCGCGGATCCGCGCATCGTTCCGACGGCGCGTCTCCTCCGGCGGTTGAACTACCAGGAGGCCCAGGAGATCACGACGACGGGAAGCCAGGTCCTCCACCCGCGCGCGATCCGGGCGCTTCGGGACCGCGAGATCCCCATCCACCTCAAGAGCACGCACGACCCGTCGGCGCCGAACACCGTCATTCTCCCGGCGGAGGCGACCGGACCTGCACACATGAAGGCAATCTCCCGGAAAAAGAAGGTCGTTCTCGTCTCGATGGAAACGTTGGGCATGTGGCAGGAAGTGGGTTTCCTCGCCCGCGCCTTCGCGGTCTTCCGAGACGTCGGACTTTCCGTGGACCTGGTGTCGACCTCGGAGACGACCGTCACCGTCTCGCTCGATCCGCGAGCGACCCTTCTCGACGATCAGCTCCTGGGCCGCCTTCAGGGCGCGCTGGGACGTTTTTGCCGGGTCCAGATCATCCGCCCCTGCGCCGCGGTCAGCTTGGTGGGGAGCCGCATCCGGGACCTCCTCCACGGGATGGGACCGGCGATGCAGGCCTTCGAGGGGCACCGGATCCACCTGATGAGCCAGGCGGCGAGCGACCTGAATTTCACCGTCGTCGTGGACGAGGAGGGCGCGGACCGGCTGGTGCGGGATCTGCACGAGATCCTGATTCCAAAGACCGCGGACCCCGACATCTTCGGACCGTCGTGGGAAGAGCTCGCGAAACGGCGGGACTAG
- a CDS encoding BadF/BadG/BcrA/BcrD ATPase family protein, with protein MTEPGSEGFLGVDGGATRTRFLLANAAGEVLARSEAGGSLLGVGEDEAIAVRIGEEARSLAGAAGLELPLAALCAGLAGAAGRPRARAECAAKLEALGVAGRVTLASDAEVAFEDAFGEGDGILLIGGSGSIGLARSLAETGDPALRRVGGWGALLGDEGSGYGIGLAGLRAAVAASEGRAPETSLLAALYEVLDRDSVRALFEWTEAADKPAIAALAPAVIEVAREGDQVAARIVDETIQGLVAHARALRGRYFFTSPPPSVALVGGLVQDGGPLRSQLRRALEAEAFEVVAAPVVPVRGAARMARRLAVGEVS; from the coding sequence ATGACGGAACCCGGATCCGAAGGATTCCTGGGAGTGGACGGAGGCGCCACGCGCACCCGGTTCCTGCTGGCGAACGCGGCGGGCGAGGTGCTGGCGCGAAGCGAAGCGGGGGGAAGCCTGCTTGGCGTCGGGGAAGACGAAGCGATCGCGGTGCGGATCGGAGAGGAGGCGCGCAGCCTCGCGGGGGCCGCGGGGCTCGAGCTTCCCCTCGCGGCCCTCTGCGCGGGACTGGCCGGGGCCGCCGGCCGGCCTCGGGCGAGGGCGGAGTGTGCGGCGAAGCTGGAAGCGCTCGGCGTGGCGGGCCGGGTCACTCTGGCCTCCGATGCGGAGGTGGCCTTCGAGGATGCCTTCGGCGAAGGAGACGGGATTCTCCTCATCGGCGGGTCGGGGTCCATCGGGCTCGCACGCTCCCTCGCCGAGACCGGGGATCCAGCCCTCCGACGCGTCGGAGGATGGGGCGCGCTCCTCGGGGACGAGGGAAGCGGCTACGGGATCGGGCTCGCCGGACTCCGGGCCGCCGTGGCGGCGTCCGAGGGAAGGGCCCCCGAGACCTCCTTGCTCGCGGCGCTGTACGAAGTTCTGGACCGGGACTCCGTGCGAGCGCTCTTCGAGTGGACGGAGGCCGCGGACAAGCCCGCCATCGCGGCGCTCGCGCCCGCGGTGATCGAAGTGGCGCGGGAAGGCGACCAGGTCGCCGCGCGAATCGTGGACGAAACGATTCAGGGGCTCGTTGCCCACGCTCGAGCCCTGCGAGGACGGTACTTCTTCACCTCTCCGCCACCTTCCGTGGCGCTTGTGGGAGGGCTCGTCCAGGACGGAGGGCCGCTCCGAAGCCAACTGCGCCGCGCGCTCGAAGCGGAGGCGTTCGAGGTCGTCGCGGCCCCGGTCGTTCCCGTTCGCGGGGCCGCGCGGATGGCCCGGCGCCTCGCCGTGGGAGAGGTTTCTTAG
- a CDS encoding sodium:solute symporter, giving the protein MGAFTGLDVAVLLVYLLGVTAWGAWLGRNQRGGRGYFLGNRELPWGAVLLSVVATETSTLTFLSIPGVAYLGNLAFLQIALGYVVGRTAVAGIFLPAYYRGELNTAYALLGKRFGETTRRFTSGIFQITRLLADSVRLFLTAIPLALITGWPYPTSIVVIGVATLVYTYFGGIRAVVWVDALQMGLYLVGAICALVVLQGAIPGGWGAALDTASAAGKLTWLNFSFDPSIAYTFWAGLIGGGFLSMASHGTDQLIVQRLLTCRDLRASQRALVGSGVVIIVQFALFLLVGVGLWVFYGGREFTVSDEIFVTFIIAELPPGITGLLIAGVFAAGMSSLSSSINALASASVYDFWIPLSGKGEDDLRAFRAGRVFTLVWACLLIGAAVAYIPMAEGSTAVEVALQIASLVYGAFLGAFLLGVLGVKASGRSVMVGMTAGIAVVTSVWLFGDGAVGWPWFVPIGVVVTLGAGHIAGLIGGDGKKAPARTQITD; this is encoded by the coding sequence ATGGGAGCCTTCACCGGATTGGATGTCGCCGTCCTCCTCGTCTATCTCCTGGGGGTGACGGCCTGGGGTGCCTGGCTCGGACGCAACCAGCGCGGGGGGCGGGGATATTTCCTCGGGAATCGCGAGCTTCCCTGGGGCGCGGTCCTCCTCTCGGTCGTCGCCACGGAGACGAGCACCCTCACCTTCCTCTCGATTCCCGGAGTCGCCTACCTGGGAAACCTCGCTTTCCTCCAGATCGCGCTGGGCTATGTCGTGGGGAGGACCGCAGTGGCTGGAATCTTTCTCCCCGCGTACTACCGGGGCGAGCTGAACACGGCGTACGCCCTGCTCGGAAAACGCTTCGGGGAGACGACGCGGCGATTCACCTCCGGAATCTTCCAGATCACCCGGCTTCTCGCGGACTCCGTCCGGCTCTTCCTCACCGCGATCCCCCTCGCCCTCATTACCGGATGGCCGTATCCGACTTCGATCGTGGTGATCGGAGTCGCGACGCTCGTGTACACCTATTTCGGGGGGATCCGGGCCGTCGTGTGGGTGGATGCGCTCCAAATGGGGCTTTATCTCGTGGGAGCGATTTGCGCCCTCGTCGTCCTCCAGGGGGCGATTCCGGGCGGATGGGGAGCGGCGCTCGACACCGCTTCCGCGGCGGGGAAGCTCACCTGGCTCAACTTTTCCTTCGATCCCTCCATCGCATACACCTTTTGGGCGGGGCTGATTGGTGGCGGCTTCCTTTCCATGGCATCCCACGGGACCGACCAGCTCATCGTCCAACGCCTCCTGACCTGCCGCGACCTGCGCGCGTCGCAGCGGGCCCTCGTCGGGAGCGGAGTCGTGATCATCGTCCAGTTCGCCCTCTTCCTCCTCGTCGGAGTCGGGCTCTGGGTCTTTTACGGAGGACGCGAGTTCACCGTCTCCGATGAGATCTTCGTCACCTTCATCATCGCGGAGCTCCCCCCGGGAATCACCGGGCTCCTGATCGCCGGGGTCTTCGCCGCGGGGATGTCTTCTCTCTCCTCCTCCATCAACGCGCTCGCTTCGGCTTCCGTCTACGACTTCTGGATACCGCTTTCGGGGAAGGGGGAGGACGACTTGCGGGCGTTTCGTGCCGGGCGGGTCTTCACCCTCGTCTGGGCATGCCTCCTGATCGGCGCAGCCGTGGCGTATATCCCCATGGCAGAGGGATCCACGGCCGTCGAAGTCGCGCTCCAGATCGCGTCGCTCGTTTACGGCGCATTCCTCGGCGCATTTCTCCTCGGCGTGCTCGGGGTGAAGGCCTCGGGGCGGTCGGTCATGGTGGGGATGACCGCGGGAATCGCGGTCGTCACTTCTGTCTGGCTCTTCGGCGACGGGGCGGTCGGCTGGCCCTGGTTCGTCCCCATCGGAGTCGTGGTGACGCTCGGGGCCGGACACATCGCCGGGTTGATCGGGGGCGACGGGAAAAAGGCGCCCGCACGAACCCAAATCACAGATTGA
- a CDS encoding sodium:solute symporter family protein yields the protein MTGLDWSIIVLYFVIAAAIGLALSKRGGRSMSEYFVGGRALPWWLAGTSMVATTFAADTPLAVTELVVQYGVAGNWLWWNMVMSGILTVFFYARLWRRAGVLTDVEFTELRYGGEPAAILRGFRAAYLALPINLIVMGWVNLAMVEITVGALDIPRWSALLVCFFLAASYSVVAGLWGVVVTDFFQFGLAFGGAVILAIFAVDAVGGIAGLEEGIAGVYGSTEAALSLLPLEGATWMPAMTFAVYLGMNWWASWYPGAEPGGGGYVAQRIFAARTERDGLLATLWFNVAHYAVRPWPWILVALASTVLYTDLDNPRQGYILAIVDLLPPGLTGLLLAGFAAAYMSTISTQLNWGASYLVNDLYARFVKKDASERELVRVSRGATVFLMVASLLVTTAMTSIEGAWRFLLAIGAGTGLVLILRWYWWRINAWSEISAMVASLAVSLFLWFGAGLDPDEPSQWATIMMGTVLASTAVWLAVTFVTKPERAEVLDRFYKKVRPGGPGWYQVATRLGYGKEGMDGGPLNWTNWVAGVTAVYASLFGTGKLIFGETRDAFIFLVLAGLSFAWIARNLRGMPADRVLEERSL from the coding sequence ATGACCGGACTCGATTGGTCCATCATCGTCCTTTACTTCGTCATCGCGGCGGCGATCGGGCTCGCCCTCTCGAAGCGCGGAGGGCGGTCGATGTCCGAGTACTTCGTCGGGGGAAGGGCTCTGCCATGGTGGCTCGCGGGGACTTCGATGGTAGCCACCACCTTCGCCGCGGACACGCCGCTCGCGGTGACGGAGCTGGTGGTCCAGTACGGCGTCGCAGGAAACTGGCTCTGGTGGAACATGGTGATGAGCGGAATCCTGACCGTGTTCTTTTACGCGCGCCTTTGGCGGCGAGCCGGCGTGCTGACCGATGTCGAGTTCACGGAGCTTCGTTATGGAGGGGAACCGGCGGCGATCCTGAGGGGATTTCGGGCCGCATACCTCGCCCTGCCCATCAATCTGATCGTGATGGGGTGGGTGAATCTCGCGATGGTCGAGATCACGGTGGGCGCCCTCGATATCCCGCGGTGGTCCGCTCTCCTGGTTTGTTTCTTCCTCGCCGCGAGCTATTCGGTGGTGGCGGGGCTCTGGGGCGTCGTCGTCACCGACTTCTTCCAGTTCGGGCTCGCCTTCGGTGGGGCGGTCATTCTCGCCATCTTCGCGGTGGACGCGGTGGGTGGGATCGCGGGGCTCGAGGAGGGAATCGCGGGCGTGTACGGTTCGACCGAAGCGGCGCTCTCACTCCTTCCGCTCGAGGGCGCGACCTGGATGCCAGCCATGACCTTCGCGGTTTACCTCGGGATGAACTGGTGGGCTTCCTGGTACCCGGGGGCCGAGCCCGGGGGCGGAGGCTACGTCGCCCAGCGGATCTTCGCCGCGCGGACGGAGCGGGACGGACTCCTCGCCACCCTCTGGTTCAACGTCGCGCATTACGCGGTCCGTCCCTGGCCCTGGATCCTGGTCGCGCTCGCGTCCACGGTCCTTTACACGGATCTCGACAATCCCCGCCAAGGCTACATCCTCGCGATCGTGGACCTCCTTCCCCCGGGGCTCACGGGACTCCTCCTGGCTGGATTCGCTGCGGCGTATATGTCCACGATCTCAACTCAGCTGAACTGGGGCGCGAGTTACCTGGTCAACGATCTCTACGCGCGCTTCGTGAAGAAGGACGCCAGCGAACGCGAGCTCGTCCGGGTCTCCAGGGGGGCGACCGTTTTTCTCATGGTCGCGTCCCTTCTCGTGACCACCGCGATGACCTCCATCGAGGGCGCATGGCGTTTTCTCCTCGCGATCGGCGCCGGGACGGGATTGGTCCTCATCCTCCGCTGGTACTGGTGGCGGATCAACGCCTGGTCGGAGATCTCCGCGATGGTGGCATCGCTCGCCGTCAGCCTCTTCCTCTGGTTCGGAGCGGGGCTCGATCCCGACGAGCCCTCCCAGTGGGCGACGATCATGATGGGGACGGTTCTGGCGTCGACCGCGGTGTGGTTGGCCGTCACCTTCGTAACGAAGCCCGAGCGCGCGGAGGTTCTCGACCGCTTTTACAAGAAAGTGCGTCCCGGGGGGCCGGGTTGGTACCAGGTCGCGACCCGGCTCGGATACGGAAAGGAAGGGATGGACGGCGGACCACTGAACTGGACGAATTGGGTCGCGGGGGTGACGGCCGTTTACGCGAGCCTCTTCGGGACCGGAAAGCTGATCTTCGGCGAAACCCGCGACGCATTCATCTTCCTTGTCCTCGCGGGTCTCTCCTTCGCCTGGATCGCGCGCAATCTCCGCGGCATGCCCGCGGACCGGGTGCTCGAGGAGCGGTCACTGTAA